A single genomic interval of Lathyrus oleraceus cultivar Zhongwan6 chromosome 7, CAAS_Psat_ZW6_1.0, whole genome shotgun sequence harbors:
- the LOC127105668 gene encoding uncharacterized protein At3g61260 has translation MRFVEDKGCYSSNHGSVVQDTHKGKDVTTTSTTATAAAASARVSNHHRINMGKPTPSKWDDAQKWLVGLSKGGEKSQSKSKPRNSNADDLRLIAPVPQKEEEHEDDEDGCREFMTTTSTEYVEEETKKVECDESIWRMNNKDTIHVQSICFRDMGTEMTPIASQEPSRTTTPIRATTPNTRSPIHSGTSTPMRNQNGFLQMEAASGNGSTATRQCGEGSSPCNMVEKNMKIDDQARKMGPLECRAMAWDEAERAKYTARFKREEMKIQAWENHQIRKAEMEMKKMEVRAERMKAVAQEKLTNKMAATRRIAEEKRANAQVKLNDNALKTTEKVEYIRRTGYVPSSFSFTFKLPSICW, from the exons ATGAGATTTGTGGAAGACAAGGGATGCTATAGTAGTAACCATGGATCAGTAGTACAAGATACTCATAAAGGAAAAGATGTTACTACTACTAGTACTACTGCTACTGCTGCTGCTGCTAGTGCTCGTGTTTCGAATCATCATCGAATAAACATGGGAAAACCGACTCCGTCTAAATGGGACGACGCGCAAAAATGGCTAGTTGGTTTATCAAAAGGCGGAGAGAAAAGCCAATCAAAAAGCAAGCCTAGAAACTCAAATGCAGATGATTTGAGACTAATAGCTCCCGTGCCGCAGAAAGAGGAAGAACACGAGGATGACGAGGATGGATGCCGTGAGTTCATGACAACGACTAGTACTGAATATGTTGAAGAAGAAACCAAGAAAGTAGAATGTGATGAATCAATTTGGAGAATGAATAACAAGGACACAATCCATGTTCAATCAATATGTTTTCGAGACATGGGGACTGAGATGACACCTATTGCTAGTCAAGAGCCTTCAAGAACTACGACACCTATTAGAGCAACAACCCCTAATACTAGAAGTCCAATTCATTCAGGTACTTCAACTCCAATGAGGAATCAAAATGGATTCTTGCAAATGGAAGCTGCATCAGGTAATGGTAGCACAGCAACTAGACAATGTGGAGAAGGATCAAGTCCTTGTAATATGGTTGAAAAGAATATGAAGATTGATGATCAAGCTAGAAAGATGGGGCCTCTAGAATGTAGAGCAATGGCTTGGGATGAAGCCGAACGCGCCAAATATACGGCTAG GTTTAAGCGCGAAGAGATGAAGATTCAAGCATGGGAGAATCATCAGATAAGAAAAGCTGaaatggaaatgaagaaaatggaG GTGAGAGCTGAAAGAATGAAAGCTGTGGCACAAGAAAAGTTAACAAATAAAATGGCTGCAACAAGGAGAATAGCTGAAGAAAAGAGAGCTAATGCACAAGTGAAACTGAATGACAATGCTTTGAAGACCACTGAGAAAGTAGAGTATATAAGAAGGACAGGATATGtgccttcttcattctctttCACTTTTAAGTTGCCTTCCATTTGTTGGTAG